From one Lycium barbarum isolate Lr01 chromosome 6, ASM1917538v2, whole genome shotgun sequence genomic stretch:
- the LOC132599209 gene encoding E3 ubiquitin-protein ligase RSL1-like, which translates to MGNTLQKISQNHSENTKQLELQVTELPDESQPFTCEICLERMLLPNRKFKNQNRCVHPFCMDCMVKYISVKLDDRIGEIPCPSLNCNQFLDPIYCRNLVGPRLFVKWSDVLCESYVLTLAQCYCPNRSCSALILDECGGNAKRSQCPKCRRKFCFKCKLPWHAGFQCEESGELRDRNDVAFGVIAERNKWKRCPQCRHFVQRTRGCDIVTCRCRASFCYRCGRRVRWCGCDISLTFCPRTCYYFLFLFSFIALTHFCFFFLRKK; encoded by the exons ATGGGAAACACGCTGCAAAAAATCAGCCAAAATCATTCCGAAAATACCAAACAACTCGAATTGCAAGTAACAGAATTACCAGATGAATCTCAACCATTCACCTGCGAAATTTGTTTGGAGCGTATGTTGTTACCCAATAGAAAATTCAAGAATCAAAATCGTTGTGTTCATCCATTCTGTATGGACTGTATGGTAAAATACATCTCCGTCAAGCTTGATGACCGCATTGGCGAAATTCCGTGTCCGTCTTTGAATTGTAACCAATTTTTGGACCCTATTTATTGCCGGAATCTTGTGGGCCCACGGCTATTTGTTAAATGGTCTGACGTGTTATGTGAGTCATATGTTTTAACGTTGGCGCAGTGTTACTGTCCGAATAGGAGTTGTTCTGCTTTGATTTTGGATGAGTGTGGTGGGAATGCGAAGAGATCACAGTGCCCAAAATGCAGGAGGAAATTTTGCTTTAAGTGTAAGCTTCCATGGCATGCTGGATTTCAGTGTGAAGAGAGTGGGGAATTAAGGGACAGGAACGACGTTGCTTTTGGTGTTATTGCTGAGCGTAATAAGTGGAAGAGGTGTCCTCAGTGTCGCCACTTTGTTCAACGTACTCGAGGTTGCGATATTGTTACATGCAG GTGCCGTGCCAGTTTCTGCTACAGGTGTGGAAGACGAGTTCGTTGGTGTGGCTGTGATATTTCTTTAACGTTCTGCCCACGGACCTGCTACtattttctatttcttttttcatTCATAGCTCTCACTCATTTCTGCTTTTTCTTTCTACGCAAAAAGTAG
- the LOC132599210 gene encoding E3 ubiquitin-protein ligase RSL1-like isoform X3, whose protein sequence is MGNTLQKPGQNHSENIQEQELQVTELPDESQPFTCEICIEPMLLPNKKFKNQNHCVHPFCIDCIVKYITIKLEDNVGNIPCPSLNCNQFLDPISCRNLVGPQLFVKWSDVLCESAVLTLAQCYCPNPNCSALILDECGENAKRSQCPNCKNFFCFQCKLPWHAGFQCGELRDGNDVAFGMLAELNKWKRCPTCRHIVQLIEGVVPISATTAENEFINTGVVVILLPGGGYG, encoded by the exons ATGGGAAACACACTGCAAAAACCAGGCCAGAATCATTCTGAAAATATCCAAGAACAAGAATTGCAAGTGACAGAATTACCAGATGAATCTCAACCATTCACCTGTGAAATTTGTATCGAGCCTATGTTGTTACCCAATAAAAAATTCAAGAATCAAAATCACTGTGTTCATCCATTCTGTATCGACTGTATTGTAAAATACATTACCATCAAGCTTGAGGACAACGTCGGCAACATTCCGTGTCCGTCTTTAAATTGTAACCAATTTTTGGACCCTATCTCTTGTCGGAATCTTGTGGGCCCCCAGCTGTTTGTTAAATGGTCTGACGTGTTATGTGAGTCCGCTGTTTTAACGTTGGCGCAGTGTTACTGTCCGAATCCGAATTGTTCGGCTTTGATTTTGGATGAGTGTGGTGAGAATGCGAAGCGatcacagtgcccaaattgcaaGAATTTTTTTTGCTTTCAGTGTAAGCTTCCATGGCATGCTGGATTTCAGTGTGGGGAATTGAGGGATGGAAACGACGTCGCTTTTGGTATGCTTGCTGAGCTTAATAAGTGGAAGAGGTGTCCTACGTGTCGCCACATTGTTCAGCTTATTGAAG GTGTGGTGCCAATTTCTGCTACAACTGCGGAAAACGAGTTTATAAACACTGGTGTGGTTGTGATCCTGCTACCAGGTGGTGGCTATGGTTAA
- the LOC132599210 gene encoding E3 ubiquitin-protein ligase RSL1-like isoform X2, with the protein MGNTLQKPGQNHSENIQEQELQVTELPDESQPFTCEICIEPMLLPNKKFKNQNHCVHPFCIDCIVKYITIKLEDNVGNIPCPSLNCNQFLDPISCRNLVGPQLFVKWSDVLCESAVLTLAQCYCPNPNCSALILDECGENAKRSQCPNCKNFFCFQCKLPWHAGFQCGELRDGNDVAFGMLAELNKWKRCPTCRHIVQLIEGCKIVKCRKETWEKIGNFMSDSQAWPCIFEFRFDLPVKITYKRKKSL; encoded by the exons ATGGGAAACACACTGCAAAAACCAGGCCAGAATCATTCTGAAAATATCCAAGAACAAGAATTGCAAGTGACAGAATTACCAGATGAATCTCAACCATTCACCTGTGAAATTTGTATCGAGCCTATGTTGTTACCCAATAAAAAATTCAAGAATCAAAATCACTGTGTTCATCCATTCTGTATCGACTGTATTGTAAAATACATTACCATCAAGCTTGAGGACAACGTCGGCAACATTCCGTGTCCGTCTTTAAATTGTAACCAATTTTTGGACCCTATCTCTTGTCGGAATCTTGTGGGCCCCCAGCTGTTTGTTAAATGGTCTGACGTGTTATGTGAGTCCGCTGTTTTAACGTTGGCGCAGTGTTACTGTCCGAATCCGAATTGTTCGGCTTTGATTTTGGATGAGTGTGGTGAGAATGCGAAGCGatcacagtgcccaaattgcaaGAATTTTTTTTGCTTTCAGTGTAAGCTTCCATGGCATGCTGGATTTCAGTGTGGGGAATTGAGGGATGGAAACGACGTCGCTTTTGGTATGCTTGCTGAGCTTAATAAGTGGAAGAGGTGTCCTACGTGTCGCCACATTGTTCAGCTTATTGAAGGTTGCAAAATTGTTAAATGCAG GAAAGAAACATGGGAGAAGATAGGGAATTTTATGTCAGATAGTCAAGCTTGGCCCTGTATATTCGAGTTTAGATTTGATCTTCCAgtaaaaataacatataaaagaaaaaagagcCTATGA
- the LOC132599210 gene encoding E3 ubiquitin-protein ligase RSL1-like isoform X1: MGNTLQKPGQNHSENIQEQELQVTELPDESQPFTCEICIEPMLLPNKKFKNQNHCVHPFCIDCIVKYITIKLEDNVGNIPCPSLNCNQFLDPISCRNLVGPQLFVKWSDVLCESAVLTLAQCYCPNPNCSALILDECGENAKRSQCPNCKNFFCFQCKLPWHAGFQCGELRDGNDVAFGMLAELNKWKRCPTCRHIVQLIEGCKIVKCRCGANFCYNCGKRVYKHWCGCDPATRWWLWLIQCFCLMFVILALLLCWDIQTSKRSKN, encoded by the exons ATGGGAAACACACTGCAAAAACCAGGCCAGAATCATTCTGAAAATATCCAAGAACAAGAATTGCAAGTGACAGAATTACCAGATGAATCTCAACCATTCACCTGTGAAATTTGTATCGAGCCTATGTTGTTACCCAATAAAAAATTCAAGAATCAAAATCACTGTGTTCATCCATTCTGTATCGACTGTATTGTAAAATACATTACCATCAAGCTTGAGGACAACGTCGGCAACATTCCGTGTCCGTCTTTAAATTGTAACCAATTTTTGGACCCTATCTCTTGTCGGAATCTTGTGGGCCCCCAGCTGTTTGTTAAATGGTCTGACGTGTTATGTGAGTCCGCTGTTTTAACGTTGGCGCAGTGTTACTGTCCGAATCCGAATTGTTCGGCTTTGATTTTGGATGAGTGTGGTGAGAATGCGAAGCGatcacagtgcccaaattgcaaGAATTTTTTTTGCTTTCAGTGTAAGCTTCCATGGCATGCTGGATTTCAGTGTGGGGAATTGAGGGATGGAAACGACGTCGCTTTTGGTATGCTTGCTGAGCTTAATAAGTGGAAGAGGTGTCCTACGTGTCGCCACATTGTTCAGCTTATTGAAGGTTGCAAAATTGTTAAATGCAG GTGTGGTGCCAATTTCTGCTACAACTGCGGAAAACGAGTTTATAAACACTGGTGTGGTTGTGATCCTGCTACCAGGTGGTGGCTATGGTTAATCCAATGCTTTTGTCTTATGTTTGTTATCCTAGCTCTCCTCCTCTGCTGGGATATCCAAACTAGTAAAAGGTCTAAAAACTA